In the Streptomyces coeruleoprunus genome, CCCCGCGCCGCCGCATCCCCCTCCTCACCCCGGTGCTGGCCACCCTGGTGGCGGCCGGCCTGGCGGCGACGACGCTGCTGGGCCTCCGCCACCACGACGAACGCCGCACGGACGAGGCCCGGACCGCGGCCGTCGCCACGGCCCGCAAGGCGGCGCCGGTCATCCTGTCGTACGACTACCGCCACCTGGACCGTGACTTCGCGGCGGCGCGCAAGCACCTGACGGGCGGCTTCCTCGACGAGTACACGAAGACCACCAGGACGGTGGTGGCCCCGACGGCCACCAAGTACCACGGAGTGGTGAAGGCCACAGTCGCCAAGCCGTCCACCGGCGACACCACCCCGGCGGTCTCCGTCGTCTCGGCCTCCCCGGACGAGGCGGTGGTCCTCCTCTTCATGAACCAGGTCACCACCAGCACCCAGGTCTCGGTCCCCCGCCTCGACCTGAACCGCGTCCGCATGACCCTCACCCGCACGGACAACGGGTGGAAGGTGAGCGCGGTGGACGCGCTGTGAGGCTCCCGAACGCCACGGGACTCAGGACTCCGGTCCCGGCGACAGACCGGCGCGACCAGGCGCGTAGGCTCAAGTCGATCAAGCTCGCCGGTATGGACACACAGTTGACTGCAAGGACCGACAACTGAGTCCAGTGCTTACGAAAATGGGGGTCTGGAAGTGCGCGTGTTGTTATCGACGATGGGGTCGCGCGGGGACGTCGAACCGATGGTGGCACTCGCGGCGCAGTTGCGGGCACTCGGCGCCGAGGTGCGGGTGTGCGCGCCGCCGGACGAAGAGTTCGCGGAGCGACTGGCCGGCTTCGGCGTGCCGCTGGTGCCGGTCGGCCCGCCGATGCGCCCGATGATGGCCGGGACGGAAGCGCCGTCGGCGGACGACCTGCCCATGCTCGCGGTCGGCGTGATCGCCGCGCAGTTCGGCGCGGTCGCCGCGGCGGCCGAGGGATGTGACGTGCTCGTGGCGGCCGGCATGATCCAGGTCGCCGCGCGGTCGGTGGCCGAGAAGCTGGGCATCCGCTACGTGTATACGAGTTACTGCCCGATCATGCTGCCGTCGCCGCACCACTCGCCGCTGGAGCTGCCGGACCGACCGGACGCGCCGGACGTGACCAACAACCGGGAACTGTGGGACCCGGACGGCAAGGAATTCGACGCGCTGTTCGGCCCGGCGCTCAACGCCCACCGCGCGTCGATCGGCCTGCCGCCGGTGGCCAATGTCCGCGAGCACGTCTTCACCGGCAGCCCGTGGCTGGCCGCGGACGCGGTCCTGGCACCGTGGCAGGAGCCGACGAGCCTCGACGTGGTGCAGACCGGCGCGTGGATCGTTCCGGACGAACGCCCGCTCCCGGCCGACTTGGAGGCGTTCCTGGACGCCGGCGCGCCCCCGGTGTTCGTCGGCTTCGGCAGCGGGCGCGCCCCGAAGGACGCCGCCCGGGTGGCCATCGAGGCGATCCGCGCGCAGGGCCACCGCGCAGTCGTCGCCCGTGGCTGGGCCGACCTGGCCCTGATCGACGAAGGGGACGACTGCTTCGCCGTCGGCGAGGTCAACCACCAGGCACTGTTCAGCCGGGTCGCCGCCGTCGTGCACCACGGCGGCGCGGGCACGACGACGAAGGCCGCCCGGGCCGGCGTGCCCCAGGTGGTGATACCCCAGTCGGTGGACCAGCCGTACTGGGCCGGTCGCGTGGCCGACCTGGGTATCGGCGTGGCCCACGGCGACCCGACTCCCACCTTCGAGTCCCTGTCGGCCGCGCTGGCAACCGCCCTCGCGCCCGAGACCCGCGCACGAGCGGCCACCGTGGCCGACACGATCCGCGGCGACGGCGCGACGGTGGCCGCGAAGCTGCTGCTCGACGGACCCAACCCCGGCTAGGCCGCCGACGGAAGGGCCGGAGCCGCTGCTCGTGGACACCATGAGCAGCGGCTCCGGCCTGTACCCGGCGCCACGACAAAGCCGCTGAACGAAGAAGTCCAACGCGGAGCCCAACGGGGAGCCCCACGGCAGGCCCAACGAAAAAGCCCAGCTCA is a window encoding:
- a CDS encoding glycosyltransferase, which codes for MRVLLSTMGSRGDVEPMVALAAQLRALGAEVRVCAPPDEEFAERLAGFGVPLVPVGPPMRPMMAGTEAPSADDLPMLAVGVIAAQFGAVAAAAEGCDVLVAAGMIQVAARSVAEKLGIRYVYTSYCPIMLPSPHHSPLELPDRPDAPDVTNNRELWDPDGKEFDALFGPALNAHRASIGLPPVANVREHVFTGSPWLAADAVLAPWQEPTSLDVVQTGAWIVPDERPLPADLEAFLDAGAPPVFVGFGSGRAPKDAARVAIEAIRAQGHRAVVARGWADLALIDEGDDCFAVGEVNHQALFSRVAAVVHHGGAGTTTKAARAGVPQVVIPQSVDQPYWAGRVADLGIGVAHGDPTPTFESLSAALATALAPETRARAATVADTIRGDGATVAAKLLLDGPNPG